A region of bacterium DNA encodes the following proteins:
- a CDS encoding GMP reductase, whose protein sequence is MRVETDIKMGFKDVLIRPKRSTMKSRALVDLERTYTFLHSGKEWTGVPVMAANMDTIGTFEVAEVLAGHGMLTAIHKHYDDRQWAQFLDGRDCGIFQRIMVSCGSSAEDLSRLGKIVAAYPELEFICVDVANGYAEAFVEYVHEVRQAFPDKTIAAGNVVSGEMVEELLLSGADIVKVGIGPGSVCTTRIKAGVGYPQLSAVIECADAAHGLGGRIISDGGCACAGDVAKAFGAGADFVMIGGMFAGHDECGGQLRERGGKSYKLFYGMSSATAMEKHSGGVADYRASEGKTVEVPYMGPIENTVKDILGGVRSACTYVGAKALKELTKRTTFIRVLEQESRMFE, encoded by the coding sequence GACATACACCTTCCTGCACAGCGGGAAGGAATGGACCGGTGTCCCGGTCATGGCCGCCAACATGGACACCATCGGCACCTTCGAGGTGGCCGAGGTCCTCGCAGGCCACGGTATGCTCACTGCCATCCACAAGCACTATGACGACAGGCAGTGGGCTCAATTTCTGGATGGTCGTGACTGCGGAATTTTCCAGAGGATCATGGTCAGCTGCGGCAGTTCGGCCGAGGACCTGTCAAGACTGGGAAAGATCGTGGCCGCCTATCCGGAACTCGAGTTCATCTGCGTGGACGTGGCTAACGGTTACGCCGAGGCCTTCGTCGAGTACGTTCATGAGGTACGGCAGGCCTTTCCGGACAAGACCATCGCCGCGGGGAACGTTGTTTCCGGGGAGATGGTGGAAGAGCTGCTCCTTTCCGGGGCCGACATCGTCAAGGTGGGGATAGGCCCGGGCTCCGTCTGTACCACCCGGATAAAGGCCGGGGTGGGATACCCCCAGCTGTCGGCGGTCATCGAGTGTGCCGATGCCGCCCACGGGCTTGGAGGCCGGATCATCTCCGACGGGGGGTGCGCCTGTGCCGGGGATGTGGCCAAGGCGTTCGGGGCAGGCGCAGATTTTGTCATGATCGGAGGGATGTTCGCAGGCCACGACGAGTGCGGAGGCCAACTCCGTGAGCGCGGCGGCAAAAGTTACAAGCTGTTTTACGGGATGAGTTCTGCTACAGCCATGGAGAAGCACTCCGGGGGGGTCGCCGACTACAGGGCCTCGGAGGGGAAAACCGTAGAAGTTCCTTACATGGGGCCCATCGAGAACACGGTCAAGGACATCCTCGGCGGCGTTCGGTCCGCCTGCACCTATGTGGGTGCCAAGGCCCTCAAGGAACTGACCAAGCGCACCACCTTTATCCGGGTTCTGGAGCAGGAAAGCAGGATGTTCGAATAA